The proteins below come from a single uncultured Carboxylicivirga sp. genomic window:
- a CDS encoding GNAT family N-acetyltransferase: MNLLIRKASERDLDFLDQLEHVAFSAAQQSARRNIKKGINSDFQEILIAEQKYRKTPVGAIVLFKYSHTLRIYSIAILPEFQEKGYGAFLMDYILEFAVKKQLLNITLEADAGNAKLIAWYENKGFVIKEQKADYYGEGMHAVKMEYHIEDSNGDKGMKNIIVINKPHNWPFPDVNAKVITVKDYINQPEYQNNPDLRVFNLCSSYKYQSYGYYVSLLASARGQRVMPSTTTIRDFRILNVIQTATYDIEEHINKALSKIDGSTYSLNVYFGQTQNKEFRKLCLKLYQLFESPLFKVVFVKHEKWLIKDIQVLTLAKLPANDLENVYEFARRHFNKKRYSIPKLKNYKYDLAILTNPNEATPPSCPEALRKFKDIANKKGLFVEFITKSDTDRINEFDALFIRETTNVNDHTYEISRMAYAEGLVVMDDPWSILKCSNKIYQNETFRRHRILTPETQVFTKNFFDNSMLDKLTFPLVLKQPDSAFSLGVTKVENKEEAVVALKSLFKKSDMVVCQQFLYSEFDWRIGVLDNKPLFACKYYMTKGHWQIYNWQSDEKDQSGDSETLNIADVPVKVIQTALKASALIGDGLYGVDLKMVGDKVYVVEVNDNPNIDAGIEDLILKDGLYEKVIDSFINRIELAKNIQNIEFGGK; the protein is encoded by the coding sequence ATGAACTTGCTTATTCGAAAAGCGAGTGAGAGGGATCTCGATTTTCTCGATCAATTAGAGCATGTTGCCTTTTCGGCAGCACAACAAAGTGCAAGAAGAAATATCAAAAAGGGAATCAATAGTGATTTTCAGGAGATTTTAATAGCTGAGCAAAAATACAGGAAAACACCTGTTGGTGCTATTGTGTTGTTTAAGTACAGCCATACTCTTCGAATATATTCCATAGCTATCTTACCTGAATTTCAGGAAAAGGGCTATGGAGCTTTTTTGATGGATTACATACTTGAATTTGCAGTAAAAAAGCAATTGCTCAATATTACATTGGAAGCAGATGCAGGTAATGCAAAACTTATTGCATGGTACGAAAACAAAGGCTTTGTTATTAAGGAACAGAAAGCTGATTATTATGGCGAAGGTATGCATGCCGTTAAAATGGAATATCATATTGAGGATTCTAATGGCGATAAAGGAATGAAAAACATCATTGTTATTAATAAACCTCATAACTGGCCATTCCCAGATGTTAATGCGAAAGTAATAACGGTTAAGGATTACATTAATCAACCCGAGTATCAGAATAATCCTGATTTGCGGGTGTTTAATTTGTGTAGCTCGTATAAGTATCAAAGTTATGGGTACTATGTTTCGCTATTGGCTTCGGCTCGTGGTCAACGAGTGATGCCAAGTACAACCACGATTCGCGATTTCCGAATTTTGAATGTGATTCAAACAGCTACTTATGATATTGAAGAGCATATCAACAAAGCCTTGAGCAAGATTGATGGCAGCACTTATTCTCTTAATGTGTATTTTGGCCAAACTCAGAATAAAGAATTCAGAAAGCTTTGTTTGAAGTTGTATCAACTTTTTGAATCGCCTTTATTTAAAGTGGTTTTTGTAAAACACGAGAAATGGCTGATTAAAGATATACAGGTGCTGACGTTGGCTAAACTTCCGGCTAATGATTTGGAAAATGTATACGAATTTGCCAGAAGACATTTTAATAAGAAGAGGTACAGCATACCAAAGCTAAAGAATTACAAGTACGATCTGGCCATATTAACCAATCCTAATGAAGCAACTCCACCTTCTTGTCCGGAGGCTCTGAGGAAATTCAAGGATATTGCCAATAAAAAAGGTTTGTTTGTTGAATTCATTACCAAATCAGATACCGATCGAATTAATGAGTTTGATGCACTGTTTATTCGCGAAACAACCAATGTTAACGATCATACCTATGAGATTTCGCGTATGGCATATGCCGAAGGTTTAGTGGTAATGGATGATCCGTGGTCAATTCTGAAATGTTCCAACAAAATATATCAGAACGAAACATTTAGGCGACACAGAATTTTAACGCCCGAAACCCAGGTTTTTACCAAAAACTTTTTCGACAACTCTATGTTGGATAAACTTACTTTTCCTCTGGTATTAAAACAGCCAGATAGTGCTTTCTCGTTGGGAGTAACCAAAGTGGAAAATAAGGAAGAAGCAGTTGTGGCTTTGAAATCGCTCTTTAAGAAATCGGATATGGTGGTGTGTCAGCAGTTTCTCTACTCCGAGTTCGACTGGAGAATAGGGGTACTGGACAATAAACCTTTGTTTGCCTGCAAATATTATATGACGAAAGGGCATTGGCAAATTTATAACTGGCAAAGTGATGAAAAGGATCAGAGTGGCGATTCTGAAACTTTAAACATAGCTGACGTACCCGTTAAGGTTATTCAAACAGCATTGAAAGCATCTGCCTTGATTGGGGATGGCTTGTATGGTGTTGATTTGAAAATGGTAGGTGATAAAGTTTATGTGGTTGAGGTGAACGATAACCCGAATATTGATGCCGGTATCGAAGATTTAATTCTCAAAGATGGTCTGTATGAAAAGGTTATTGATTCTTTTATCAACCGAATTGAATTAGCTAAGAACATACAGAACATCGAGTTCGGAGGAAAATAG
- a CDS encoding radical SAM protein — protein sequence MGEYYIWLNTLVNKCKSDYSAWPELKWLNPYEALETLELRASLIDQANKSSLFKQTKPYHKQISKGCQICGEGSWSCLFITNQCNAGCFYCPVSQKQDETPGTQGLDFNTPVEFANYVNRLKFKGVSFSGGEPLLYFDRTLAYLNEVRKKCDKDLYVWAYTNGILADREKMDLLAKAGLNEIRFDIGATGFKLDKIAFAKGLIPNISIEIPAVPEEKERLKELLPQMIEAGVTNLNLHQLRLTLHNVKHLSKRDYTYIPAERPIVFESELAALEIIQYARENDLNIGINYCSFFYKHRFQKAGYRRQLAQALKINSSEITENGYIRHLTDNNLEYRSVKLFEEQPESLETQPMVIADKTYFIANPLILKERISDEEKEMITRLITQKPATIPSDDLLFKVWQMEYIEEGLREY from the coding sequence ATGGGAGAATATTATATTTGGCTTAATACGCTTGTAAACAAGTGTAAAAGCGATTATTCAGCCTGGCCTGAATTGAAATGGCTGAATCCTTACGAAGCACTTGAAACATTGGAACTTCGTGCTTCTTTAATTGATCAAGCGAATAAAAGTTCATTGTTCAAACAAACCAAACCATATCATAAACAGATATCTAAAGGTTGCCAGATTTGTGGTGAAGGCAGCTGGAGTTGTCTGTTTATTACCAATCAGTGTAATGCTGGTTGTTTCTATTGTCCTGTATCGCAAAAGCAGGATGAAACACCCGGTACTCAAGGTCTGGATTTCAACACCCCAGTTGAATTCGCCAACTATGTCAATCGCTTAAAATTTAAAGGCGTTAGTTTTAGTGGAGGTGAACCCTTGCTTTATTTCGATCGCACATTGGCTTATTTGAATGAGGTTCGTAAAAAATGTGATAAAGATTTGTATGTGTGGGCATACACCAATGGTATTTTGGCCGACAGAGAAAAAATGGACTTACTGGCAAAGGCAGGATTAAATGAAATTCGTTTTGACATTGGTGCTACGGGTTTTAAACTGGATAAAATAGCATTTGCCAAAGGATTGATTCCTAATATAAGTATTGAAATTCCTGCTGTTCCGGAGGAGAAAGAGCGATTAAAAGAGTTATTACCTCAAATGATTGAAGCGGGAGTAACTAATCTTAATTTACATCAGTTGCGGTTGACGCTGCACAATGTAAAGCATCTATCTAAAAGGGATTATACCTATATTCCAGCAGAACGTCCAATTGTGTTTGAGTCTGAATTAGCGGCTTTAGAGATTATTCAATATGCCAGAGAAAATGATTTGAATATTGGAATCAACTATTGTTCTTTCTTCTATAAGCATCGTTTTCAAAAGGCAGGTTATCGTCGACAGTTGGCGCAGGCTTTGAAAATAAATAGTAGTGAGATAACTGAAAATGGCTATATCCGCCATCTAACAGATAATAATCTTGAGTATCGATCTGTTAAATTATTTGAGGAGCAGCCTGAAAGTTTGGAGACTCAACCAATGGTAATTGCTGATAAAACCTATTTCATAGCTAATCCACTAATCTTAAAAGAAAGAATATCAGATGAAGAAAAGGAAATGATTACTAGATTAATTACTCAGAAACCAGCTACTATTCCATCTGATGATCTTTTATTTAAAGTGTGGCAGATGGAGTATATTGAGGAAGGTTTAAGGGAGTATTAG
- a CDS encoding AraC family transcriptional regulator, translating into MQQMFNIFKLAPEDVARIAASENEAHVHDYEELLVGVKGTVEHFIDFDSKLIEAPFISFVAKGKVHRVVPGLQNGECEIWGIRFRSEFIAETTFQLYSIYHDNANMALPADRCFTRLDTLCQLMLDEVKAEEPDYSVVRHLLSALFTMIEAERRKLAPEEVQSIKSQSTTFKNFLKTLEENFRRPEGVEFYAEKLFMSSRNLNIICKNILQQSVSEIIETRKLIEAKSLLLTTDKTIAEIGFELGYSEKSYFSNVFKRREGQTPGQFRKEKKTLIS; encoded by the coding sequence ATGCAACAAATGTTCAACATATTTAAATTAGCTCCAGAGGATGTGGCCCGTATTGCGGCATCTGAGAATGAAGCTCATGTGCACGATTACGAAGAATTATTGGTGGGAGTGAAGGGAACTGTTGAACATTTTATCGACTTTGACTCTAAGCTGATTGAGGCTCCTTTTATCAGTTTTGTTGCCAAAGGAAAAGTACATAGGGTAGTGCCGGGCTTGCAAAATGGCGAGTGTGAGATTTGGGGCATACGCTTTAGAAGTGAGTTTATTGCTGAAACCACTTTTCAATTGTATTCCATCTATCACGATAATGCCAATATGGCTCTACCTGCAGACCGTTGCTTTACGCGACTTGACACTTTGTGCCAGCTGATGCTGGATGAAGTGAAAGCAGAAGAGCCAGACTATAGTGTGGTGCGTCATCTGCTCAGTGCTTTATTTACTATGATTGAAGCTGAACGAAGAAAACTGGCTCCTGAAGAGGTGCAATCCATCAAAAGCCAGAGTACTACTTTTAAAAACTTTCTGAAAACACTGGAGGAGAACTTTCGTCGACCTGAAGGTGTAGAGTTTTATGCCGAGAAGTTATTTATGAGTAGTCGCAATTTAAATATCATCTGTAAAAATATTCTTCAACAGAGTGTTTCCGAAATCATCGAGACACGAAAATTGATTGAGGCCAAAAGCCTTTTATTAACTACTGATAAAACCATTGCCGAAATTGGTTTTGAATTGGGGTACAGCGAGAAATCGTACTTCTCAAATGTGTTTAAAAGACGTGAGGGACAGACTCCCGGACAGTTCAGGAAAGAAAAAAAGACCCTTATTTCCTAA
- a CDS encoding YceI family protein, which translates to METTGKTVWVLDPTHSEVTFKVKHMMISNVKGEFKEVSAKIDGEDFETSKITATLNAGSIFTNNDDRDNHLKSADFFDAEKYATLSFEGTAFDKVDDDEYKLTGLLTIKDVIKEVTFDVEFGGIGKDPWGNEKAGFSLSGKINRKDWGLNWNAALEAGGVLVSEDVKIQAEVQFVKTAE; encoded by the coding sequence ATGGAAACTACAGGAAAAACAGTATGGGTATTAGATCCAACACACAGTGAAGTAACTTTTAAAGTGAAACACATGATGATTTCAAATGTAAAAGGCGAATTCAAAGAAGTATCTGCTAAAATTGATGGCGAAGATTTCGAAACTTCAAAGATTACAGCAACTCTTAATGCAGGTTCAATTTTTACCAATAATGATGACCGAGATAATCACTTGAAAAGTGCTGATTTCTTTGATGCGGAAAAATATGCAACCTTATCGTTTGAAGGTACTGCTTTTGATAAAGTGGATGATGATGAATACAAACTAACTGGTTTGTTAACTATCAAGGATGTAATTAAAGAAGTAACTTTTGATGTTGAATTCGGTGGAATTGGTAAAGATCCATGGGGAAATGAAAAAGCCGGATTTTCATTATCAGGAAAAATTAATCGTAAGGATTGGGGATTGAACTGGAACGCAGCTTTAGAAGCAGGTGGCGTATTGGTGAGCGAAGACGTAAAAATACAGGCTGAAGTTCAGTTTGTAAAAACAGCAGAATAA
- the ygiD gene encoding 4,5-DOPA dioxygenase extradiol → MKRRHFIKTVSALTVTAATMKLNAINQLANSGKSTQAMPLLFLGHGSPMNAIEDNAFTREFKTVAGKFEKPRAILVVSAHWETRGTFVTAMEHPPTIHDFGGFPQALFDVQYPAPGSPELAKETQQLIKTADVGLNDQWGLDHGAWSVIRHMYPDADIPVVQLSLDYTQGAQYHYELGQQLAALRERGVLIVGSGNLIHNLRMVAWDKLELSEYGYDWALEAQDKMNRFILEGDHQSLIDYRKQGRAFSLSIPTPDHYLPLLYVLGLKDEKDKLSLFNDKAVGGSLSMTSVFINRE, encoded by the coding sequence ATGAAACGACGTCATTTTATTAAAACAGTATCAGCCCTTACAGTAACAGCAGCAACAATGAAACTAAACGCAATAAATCAATTAGCCAACTCAGGAAAAAGTACGCAGGCCATGCCGCTGCTTTTTCTTGGACACGGTAGCCCAATGAATGCTATCGAAGACAACGCTTTTACGCGAGAGTTTAAAACCGTTGCCGGAAAATTTGAGAAGCCACGTGCAATTCTGGTTGTTTCGGCACACTGGGAAACCCGCGGAACATTTGTAACCGCTATGGAACATCCACCAACCATTCACGATTTTGGTGGATTCCCACAGGCTTTGTTCGATGTGCAGTATCCTGCACCGGGCAGCCCTGAATTGGCAAAAGAAACACAACAACTGATTAAAACAGCTGATGTAGGATTGAATGATCAATGGGGATTAGATCATGGAGCGTGGAGTGTGATACGTCATATGTATCCCGATGCAGATATTCCGGTGGTTCAATTAAGTCTTGATTACACACAAGGAGCGCAATATCATTATGAATTAGGTCAGCAGTTAGCCGCATTGAGAGAAAGAGGAGTATTGATTGTGGGGAGTGGCAACCTGATTCATAACCTGCGAATGGTAGCATGGGATAAGCTGGAATTGTCGGAGTATGGATACGATTGGGCTTTGGAGGCTCAGGATAAAATGAATCGTTTTATTTTAGAAGGTGATCATCAGTCATTAATCGACTATCGAAAACAAGGAAGAGCTTTTTCATTATCCATTCCAACACCCGATCATTACCTGCCATTACTATATGTATTGGGCTTGAAAGACGAAAAAGATAAACTATCTCTCTTTAATGATAAAGCCGTGGGAGGCTCATTAAGTATGACTTCCGTATTTATCAACAGAGAATAA
- a CDS encoding TonB-dependent receptor, whose translation MKRTLTHIPLLLLLFACSVNLLSQTNTWCINGKIVDDEGLPVPMAHIALADAYKGAVSDENGHFTLCGLVPDSVEIIVGHTSFYPQTVIVTKQNNNDLEVHLELKVLSTREIKVTANQHSIVSSYIPGKLTLSNKDILSIPGFMGSPDVLRSLQLQPGMQSVSEGNSGIYVRGGSPGQNYVLFDDIELMNPVHLMGIYSVFNPILTEQVEFYKGNAPVHQSSRLASSILVNTRNTKKDTINWAGNIGNIATNLTYTGSSANKKWFLTTGVRRSYLDILAYMAQPFLSDEENYFKNNTYSFYDWNGKLRYAEANSSITLSWYFGGDHFNMVNEKNHLTSFSKWGNKGTSLVWKYIMNLNISMSNVLSYSGYKSDFGATVEDGDMRFVTDYQQFQFKNNFVWHHQNSIWRWGLDATMYDITPQDLQVAYVENDDSRLDQYRSLSVRPFISNQYSLNEKWTLYGGLALQYYQLQNVKHGLSSQQKNQAQIRPNVVTTLSYHTNNNASVKASYAFNSQNIHLASIASIPLPSDIWMPATPNLPLEYGHQVTLGYFKLLEQYNIQWGIEAYAKRMKNQLLLKMNVNNVEVEQFDENFYQGEAIAWGSELYINKQSGKLNYTAGYTLGWIRQRYTGINNGAWHDAKYDRRHDLNLQMTYQANKRFDYGMVFIFASGNKATLPTGRYWLMGNIANDYAGVNNYRMPSYHRLDVSMNYHLNSKKFSESILSFSIINLYNHSNAYYVYYAIEEGEKDYEMSIKAKQVSLFPIMPSVSWRFKF comes from the coding sequence TTGAAAAGAACATTAACTCATATTCCTCTTCTTCTTTTATTATTCGCATGTAGTGTAAATCTGCTTAGCCAGACAAACACTTGGTGTATCAATGGAAAAATTGTCGATGACGAGGGATTACCTGTGCCCATGGCACATATTGCTTTAGCCGATGCCTATAAAGGTGCTGTAAGTGATGAAAACGGCCATTTTACTTTATGTGGTTTGGTACCCGATTCTGTTGAGATAATAGTGGGGCATACTTCGTTTTATCCGCAAACCGTTATTGTTACAAAACAGAATAATAACGATCTGGAAGTTCACCTCGAATTAAAAGTATTAAGTACACGCGAGATAAAAGTTACTGCCAATCAGCACTCCATTGTTTCGTCGTATATTCCGGGGAAACTAACCCTAAGCAACAAAGATATTTTATCGATACCCGGTTTTATGGGTAGCCCTGATGTGCTGAGAAGTTTACAACTTCAACCGGGTATGCAATCGGTGAGTGAAGGTAATTCGGGTATTTATGTACGAGGCGGATCGCCGGGGCAAAACTATGTGCTATTTGATGATATTGAATTGATGAATCCGGTTCACTTAATGGGGATTTATTCAGTTTTTAATCCGATACTAACTGAGCAAGTCGAATTTTATAAAGGTAATGCTCCCGTACATCAGAGTTCGCGTTTGGCATCATCGATACTTGTTAACACACGCAATACAAAAAAGGATACCATCAACTGGGCTGGCAATATTGGTAATATAGCTACCAATTTAACTTATACCGGATCTTCGGCGAATAAAAAGTGGTTTTTAACAACCGGAGTGAGGCGAAGTTATCTTGATATTTTAGCTTACATGGCCCAACCTTTCTTAAGTGATGAAGAAAATTACTTTAAAAATAATACTTATTCTTTTTACGATTGGAATGGGAAGTTGAGGTATGCCGAAGCTAACAGTTCAATTACATTAAGCTGGTATTTCGGGGGCGATCATTTTAATATGGTGAATGAAAAGAATCATCTAACATCGTTTTCGAAGTGGGGTAATAAAGGAACCTCATTGGTATGGAAGTACATAATGAATCTCAATATTAGTATGAGTAACGTTTTGAGTTATTCCGGCTATAAGTCTGATTTTGGTGCTACGGTTGAAGATGGCGATATGCGTTTTGTTACCGATTATCAGCAATTCCAGTTTAAAAATAATTTTGTTTGGCATCATCAAAACAGCATTTGGCGTTGGGGACTGGATGCTACCATGTATGATATAACACCACAGGATCTTCAGGTGGCTTATGTCGAAAATGATGATAGCAGATTGGATCAGTATCGTAGTCTTTCGGTACGTCCTTTTATAAGTAACCAATATAGCCTGAACGAAAAATGGACCTTATATGGTGGATTGGCCTTGCAATACTATCAGTTACAAAATGTAAAACACGGTTTATCATCACAACAGAAAAATCAGGCCCAAATCAGGCCCAATGTAGTAACTACTTTAAGTTATCACACCAATAATAATGCATCGGTCAAAGCTTCTTATGCATTTAATTCTCAAAATATTCATCTGGCATCCATTGCCTCTATTCCTTTACCATCCGATATTTGGATGCCGGCCACACCCAATTTACCGCTGGAATATGGACATCAGGTAACGTTGGGGTATTTTAAATTATTGGAGCAATACAATATTCAATGGGGTATTGAGGCTTATGCCAAAAGAATGAAAAATCAGCTCTTGCTTAAAATGAATGTCAACAATGTTGAGGTTGAACAGTTTGATGAAAACTTTTATCAGGGAGAGGCAATTGCATGGGGAAGCGAGTTGTATATAAACAAGCAAAGTGGAAAGCTTAACTATACGGCCGGTTATACGCTGGGGTGGATCAGACAACGATACACTGGTATTAACAATGGAGCATGGCATGATGCCAAATACGATCGTCGTCACGATTTAAATCTTCAAATGACCTACCAGGCCAATAAACGTTTTGACTATGGAATGGTGTTTATTTTTGCATCGGGAAACAAAGCTACATTGCCAACCGGAAGATACTGGCTTATGGGTAATATAGCCAACGATTATGCCGGAGTAAATAACTACCGAATGCCTTCTTATCATCGCCTGGACGTATCCATGAATTATCACTTAAATAGTAAAAAGTTTAGTGAGTCGATATTAAGTTTTTCAATCATCAATTTGTATAACCATAGTAATGCTTACTATGTTTATTATGCAATTGAAGAAGGTGAAAAAGATTATGAAATGAGTATAAAGGCCAAACAAGTATCATTGTTTCCGATAATGCCTTCGGTTAGCTGGCGATTTAAATTCTAG
- a CDS encoding DUF4249 domain-containing protein: MNKWMTILLLFSIACTKDVELDQIDYERKVVVDGWIENDRHAQVFLTMSSPFLTDYDSASIRNTFLNYAKVTITASDGESEILTLKLRDEFFPPFVYETIKLKGEVGKSYNLEVIYQNKTITANTTIPALPMVDSVIGKQVSDTSMVVQSYLEDPAGENNYYYTQIKTLHYSTRFHPSDNPLMSDKLFDGTQHNYQVKRSNQPDPLDIYGIDKERPIIRDEFAINDTVMVKVSQIDAEAYEVLNGIFIDHLSQGSPFSFVDQQTHTNINGGIGRWTGMASLNYVVYK; this comes from the coding sequence ATGAACAAGTGGATGACCATACTATTGTTGTTTTCAATCGCCTGTACTAAGGATGTAGAGCTTGATCAAATAGACTATGAGCGCAAAGTGGTGGTTGATGGCTGGATTGAAAATGATAGACATGCCCAGGTTTTTCTTACTATGAGTTCGCCTTTTTTAACCGATTATGATTCGGCATCCATAAGAAATACCTTTTTAAATTATGCTAAAGTTACCATAACTGCCAGTGATGGAGAATCCGAGATTCTTACATTGAAGTTGCGTGATGAGTTTTTTCCTCCTTTTGTATACGAAACAATCAAGCTGAAGGGAGAAGTGGGAAAAAGCTATAATTTAGAGGTTATTTACCAGAATAAAACCATTACCGCCAATACCACAATTCCGGCTTTACCAATGGTTGATAGTGTTATTGGCAAACAAGTGTCGGACACTTCAATGGTTGTTCAATCGTATTTAGAAGATCCTGCAGGTGAGAATAATTACTACTATACTCAAATTAAGACTTTGCATTATTCTACACGTTTTCATCCATCAGATAATCCATTAATGAGTGATAAACTATTTGATGGAACGCAGCATAATTATCAGGTAAAACGTAGTAACCAGCCCGATCCATTAGATATTTATGGTATTGATAAGGAGCGGCCAATTATACGCGATGAGTTTGCCATAAACGATACTGTAATGGTTAAAGTATCTCAGATTGACGCGGAAGCATATGAGGTATTAAACGGTATTTTTATCGATCATTTAAGTCAGGGAAGTCCATTTTCTTTTGTCGATCAGCAAACACATACCAATATCAACGGAGGTATTGGTCGTTGGACTGGCATGGCTTCGCTTAACTATGTGGTATATAAGTAA
- a CDS encoding GPP34 family phosphoprotein, which translates to MNLTLTEKLLLLALDDENGVFNPWATGFEYALAGSILLELTMVGKIELTDKKIKTLSHSVLQDDLLMPYSDMICQSDKIRKIDYWISKIANKASDIKAVLTVRLIKKRILREEEKKILWIFTSKRYPATNSRPENEVRRQLNAIVDNRATPEMEDLMLISLVDVCNLNNEVYGKEKAKASKERIKKLVEQSKTNAMINSTVKEIHDAIMAAVVLMIATSVVTTSVSTGS; encoded by the coding sequence ATGAATTTAACTCTAACTGAAAAACTTTTATTACTTGCACTCGATGATGAAAACGGTGTTTTTAATCCCTGGGCTACAGGTTTTGAATATGCTTTGGCGGGTAGTATTTTGCTTGAATTAACAATGGTTGGTAAAATTGAATTAACTGACAAGAAGATAAAAACATTATCCCATTCTGTTCTTCAAGATGATTTGTTGATGCCCTATTCTGATATGATTTGCCAATCGGATAAAATACGTAAAATCGATTATTGGATCAGTAAAATAGCAAATAAGGCTAGTGATATTAAAGCTGTTTTAACGGTTCGTTTGATAAAAAAGAGGATTTTGCGTGAAGAAGAGAAAAAGATATTATGGATTTTTACATCTAAAAGATATCCGGCCACTAACTCAAGGCCTGAAAATGAAGTGCGTCGGCAATTAAATGCAATTGTTGATAACAGGGCAACTCCCGAAATGGAAGACCTGATGTTGATAAGTCTGGTTGACGTTTGCAACCTCAATAATGAAGTTTACGGAAAAGAAAAGGCGAAAGCCAGTAAAGAAAGAATCAAAAAATTGGTTGAGCAATCAAAAACCAACGCGATGATTAATTCAACAGTTAAGGAAATTCATGATGCAATAATGGCAGCTGTTGTATTAATGATAGCTACTTCTGTTGTTACAACAAGTGTTTCAACGGGTAGTTAA
- a CDS encoding helix-turn-helix domain-containing protein yields METGKLIKELRLKKGMTQEELADKTEVSTRTIQRIENGDVDPRAYTLQMIAKALDADFSLFVNTASEKSDATIQGTEINWLAFLHLSGFIPILIPTLLMWNRKKDKTKEMLTHFRAVISLQLIIIVISLVGLWVYWHSHQAIPFVGALLAGGLVSIVNSIHVLSGKPFIHPFIKHPDASSK; encoded by the coding sequence ATGGAAACAGGTAAACTCATTAAAGAATTAAGATTAAAAAAAGGCATGACTCAGGAAGAGTTGGCCGATAAAACAGAAGTGAGTACCCGAACCATACAACGCATTGAAAACGGAGATGTGGATCCACGTGCATATACCTTACAAATGATAGCCAAAGCCCTTGATGCAGACTTTAGCTTATTTGTGAACACTGCGTCTGAAAAAAGTGATGCCACCATACAAGGTACCGAAATCAATTGGTTAGCATTTTTGCATTTAAGTGGTTTCATTCCTATTCTCATTCCTACTTTGTTAATGTGGAATAGAAAAAAAGACAAAACAAAAGAGATGTTGACTCACTTTCGGGCAGTTATCAGTCTTCAGTTAATCATTATAGTGATTAGCCTTGTGGGCCTTTGGGTCTATTGGCATTCCCATCAAGCTATACCTTTTGTAGGCGCATTACTTGCCGGAGGATTGGTTTCGATAGTAAATTCAATTCACGTATTGAGTGGCAAACCTTTTATTCATCCATTTATTAAGCATCCTGATGCTTCAAGTAAGTAG